The following coding sequences lie in one Montipora foliosa isolate CH-2021 chromosome 11, ASM3666993v2, whole genome shotgun sequence genomic window:
- the LOC137977809 gene encoding uncharacterized protein isoform X2, producing MSEELFSSLSSTMSSVLQSIDLEQERLTSRPNAVGPLFNSSSPETTSRITTRNAGAKPTRTFVWLGQNVTNVDLSSLDGKRVKFSKGMASDAILTLLKREIPQIGSTSTISFYKSKSAGNHALFYVGSSLSGNEIVSNYKYSTTRVFLARGQEPPENDDVIEEPVTVVSSNVHQIRATDRLITDDSKKCIKGHFGPQYHEAGTTVGLITVDNCDDGLYYPGLLHTSQMQPINAAMRHANVTGLPFVGISFECLCQHINKGPRIGLVFITNQASFLTVEESEMLRDLCNYYVSQRMASDADPLVWISSKDSVEGMMALQDLGGQSLRLPQLMICTPSLRSLRVPMTVEKFTGVFPACEFSDAIEKAMEAIQVVMINRTTKAQEVALKKKQDEEYILSARCDASKCRAGTNKVSESITTSEIEQVQELPAVSSPRDDINKVRLVRARRVLPEDTEGVLIKVHTPIGLLERRFRRNGFYQEVYDWLGSHKDLPLYFVIGCQKQSGLEIYYPRDSVQGGEVLKLIEKDGEVKNIMTHTEVTFSGTFPELPDHNSTVESPGLVKEGIRSEKKKHKQEGTGQDKSKKCTKSSSIRGVMQKTKIKKHKANDAGRGKERKKRVREERADLESRDTRRAKQIKPNVVTDVVREEKEDRKTDNSTSNEQNVGGTKSRRKIRRQKEKERKNHIILN from the exons ATGTCCGAAGAATTATTTAGTAGCTTAAGTTCAACCATGTCTTCTGTTTTGCAATCGATTGATCTCGAACAGGAAAGGTTAACAAGTCGACCAAATGCTGTTGGTCCTTTGTTCAACAGCTCGTCCCCAGAAACGACGAGCCGAATTACAACCAGGAATGCGGGTGCCAAGCCCACAAGGACATTTGTGTGGCTTGGCCAAAACGTAACAAATGTGGATTTATCGTCATTAGATGGTAAACGCGTTAAGTTTTCAAAAGGGATGGCTTCGGACGCAATTTTAACGTTGCTGAAGAGAGAAATACCGCAGATCGGGTCAACCAG CACAATCAGCTTCTATAAGTCAAAGAGTGCAGGGAATCATGCCCTCTTCTATGTTGGCTCCTCTCTATCTGGGAATGAGATAGTTTCAAACTACAAATACAGTACAACCAGAGTTTTCTTAGCAAGAGGACAGGAACCTCCTGAGAATGATGATGTCATTGAAGAACCTGTTACTGTGGTCAGCTCAAATGTCCATCAAATCAGAGCTACTG ATCGTTTGATTACTGATGAcagcaaaaaatgcatcaaAG GGCATTTTGGACCACAGTATCATGAGGCAGGCACAACAG TTGGTTTAATCACAGTGGACAACTGTGATGATGGGCTATATTACCCAG GATTGTTGCATACATCACAAATGCAGCCAATAAATGCAGCAATGAGACATGCAAACGTAACTGGTTTACCCTTTGTTGGCATATCCTTTGAATGT CTTTGTCAGCACATCAATAAGGGGCCACGAATTGGTTTAGTGTTCATCACTAATCAAGCAAGCTTTTTAACTGTAGAGGAAAGTGAGATGTTAAG agacctttgtaactacTATGTGTCACAAAGAATGGCAAGTGATGCGGATCCTTTAGTTTGGATTTCTAGCAAAGACAGTGTTGAAGGAATGATGG CACTACAAGATTTAGGGGGACAAAGTCTTCGGTTACCCCAGTTGATGATTTGTACCCCTTCACTTCGCAGTTTACGAGTACCAATGACTGTGGAGAAATttacag GTGTATTTCCTGCATGTGAGTTTAGTGATGCCATTGAAAAAGCCATGGAAGCAATACAAGTAGTGATGATAAACAG AACAACAAAAGCACAAGAAGTGGCcttaaagaaaaaacaggatGAGGAGTATATCCTATCAGCAAGATGTGATGCCTCAAAG TGCAGAGCAGGAACAAACAAAGTCAGTGAAAGTATCACCACAAGTGAGATTGAG CAGGTGCAAGAATTACCAGCAGTTAGTTCTCCAAGAGATGAT ATCAATAAAGTGAGACTTGTGAGAGCAAGAAGAGTGCTTCCAGAAGACACAGAAGGTGTGCTGATTAAGGTCCACACACCCATCGGTTTGTTGGAGAGAAGATTCAGGAGGAATGGGTTCTATCAG GAAGTGTATGACTGGTTGGGCAGTCATAAAGATCTTCCACTGTACTTTGTTATTGGTTGTCAAAAGCAAAGTGGATTGGAGATCTATTATCCCCGAGACAGTGTCCAAGGTGGAGAAGTTCTCAAACTCATAGAAAAG GACGGAGAAGTAAAGAACATAATGACTCATACAGAA GTCACATTTTCTGGGACTTTCCCAGAATTGCCTGACCACAATTCAACTGTGGAATCTCCAG GTCTTGTCAAGGAAGGGATAcgatcagaaaaaaaaaaacacaagcaaGAAGGCACGGGACAGGATAAAAGCAAAAAGTGTACCAAAAGCAGTTCCATAAGAG GTGtcatgcaaaaaacaaaaataaagaaacacaAAGCAAACG ATGCTGGTcgaggaaaagaaagaaaaaagcgGGTAAGAGAGGAAAGAGCAGATTTGGAAAGCAGGGACACAAGAAGAGCTAAACAAATCAAACCCAATGTAGTGACAG ATGTTGTGAGAGAAGAGAAAGAAGACAGGAAGACAG ATAATTCCACAAGCAACGAGCAGAACGTTGGGGGTACCAAAAGCAGAAGGAAGATCAGACGACAAAAGGAGAAAGAGCGAAAAAACCACATTATATTAAATTAA
- the LOC137977809 gene encoding uncharacterized protein isoform X3, with protein sequence MSEELFSSLSSTMSSVLQSIDLEQERLTSRPNAVGPLFNSSSPETTSRITTRNAGAKPTRTFVWLGQNVTNVDLSSLDGKRVKFSKGMASDAILTLLKREIPQIGSTSTISFYKSKSAGNHALFYVGSSLSGNEIVSNYKYSTTRVFLARGQEPPENDDVIEEPVTVVSSNVHQIRATDRLITDDSKKCIKGHFGPQYHEAGTTVGLITVDNCDDGLYYPGLLHTSQMQPINAAMRHANVTGLPFVGISFECLCQHINKGPRIGLVFITNQASFLTVEESEMLRDLCNYYVSQRMASDADPLVWISSKDSVEGMMALQDLGGQSLRLPQLMICTPSLRSLRVPMTVEKFTGVFPACEFSDAIEKAMEAIQVVMINRTTKAQEVALKKKQDEEYILSARCDASKQCRAGTNKVSESITTSEIEVQELPAVSSPRDDINKVRLVRARRVLPEDTEGVLIKVHTPIGLLERRFRRNGFYQEVYDWLGSHKDLPLYFVIGCQKQSGLEIYYPRDSVQGGEVLKLIEKDGEVKNIMTHTEVTFSGTFPELPDHNSTVESPGLVKEGIRSEKKKHKQEGTGQDKSKKCTKSSSIRGVMQKTKIKKHKANDAGRGKERKKRVREERADLESRDTRRAKQIKPNVVTDVVREEKEDRKTDNSTSNEQNVGGTKSRRKIRRQKEKERKNHIILN encoded by the exons ATGTCCGAAGAATTATTTAGTAGCTTAAGTTCAACCATGTCTTCTGTTTTGCAATCGATTGATCTCGAACAGGAAAGGTTAACAAGTCGACCAAATGCTGTTGGTCCTTTGTTCAACAGCTCGTCCCCAGAAACGACGAGCCGAATTACAACCAGGAATGCGGGTGCCAAGCCCACAAGGACATTTGTGTGGCTTGGCCAAAACGTAACAAATGTGGATTTATCGTCATTAGATGGTAAACGCGTTAAGTTTTCAAAAGGGATGGCTTCGGACGCAATTTTAACGTTGCTGAAGAGAGAAATACCGCAGATCGGGTCAACCAG CACAATCAGCTTCTATAAGTCAAAGAGTGCAGGGAATCATGCCCTCTTCTATGTTGGCTCCTCTCTATCTGGGAATGAGATAGTTTCAAACTACAAATACAGTACAACCAGAGTTTTCTTAGCAAGAGGACAGGAACCTCCTGAGAATGATGATGTCATTGAAGAACCTGTTACTGTGGTCAGCTCAAATGTCCATCAAATCAGAGCTACTG ATCGTTTGATTACTGATGAcagcaaaaaatgcatcaaAG GGCATTTTGGACCACAGTATCATGAGGCAGGCACAACAG TTGGTTTAATCACAGTGGACAACTGTGATGATGGGCTATATTACCCAG GATTGTTGCATACATCACAAATGCAGCCAATAAATGCAGCAATGAGACATGCAAACGTAACTGGTTTACCCTTTGTTGGCATATCCTTTGAATGT CTTTGTCAGCACATCAATAAGGGGCCACGAATTGGTTTAGTGTTCATCACTAATCAAGCAAGCTTTTTAACTGTAGAGGAAAGTGAGATGTTAAG agacctttgtaactacTATGTGTCACAAAGAATGGCAAGTGATGCGGATCCTTTAGTTTGGATTTCTAGCAAAGACAGTGTTGAAGGAATGATGG CACTACAAGATTTAGGGGGACAAAGTCTTCGGTTACCCCAGTTGATGATTTGTACCCCTTCACTTCGCAGTTTACGAGTACCAATGACTGTGGAGAAATttacag GTGTATTTCCTGCATGTGAGTTTAGTGATGCCATTGAAAAAGCCATGGAAGCAATACAAGTAGTGATGATAAACAG AACAACAAAAGCACAAGAAGTGGCcttaaagaaaaaacaggatGAGGAGTATATCCTATCAGCAAGATGTGATGCCTCAAAG CAGTGCAGAGCAGGAACAAACAAAGTCAGTGAAAGTATCACCACAAGTGAGATTGAG GTGCAAGAATTACCAGCAGTTAGTTCTCCAAGAGATGAT ATCAATAAAGTGAGACTTGTGAGAGCAAGAAGAGTGCTTCCAGAAGACACAGAAGGTGTGCTGATTAAGGTCCACACACCCATCGGTTTGTTGGAGAGAAGATTCAGGAGGAATGGGTTCTATCAG GAAGTGTATGACTGGTTGGGCAGTCATAAAGATCTTCCACTGTACTTTGTTATTGGTTGTCAAAAGCAAAGTGGATTGGAGATCTATTATCCCCGAGACAGTGTCCAAGGTGGAGAAGTTCTCAAACTCATAGAAAAG GACGGAGAAGTAAAGAACATAATGACTCATACAGAA GTCACATTTTCTGGGACTTTCCCAGAATTGCCTGACCACAATTCAACTGTGGAATCTCCAG GTCTTGTCAAGGAAGGGATAcgatcagaaaaaaaaaaacacaagcaaGAAGGCACGGGACAGGATAAAAGCAAAAAGTGTACCAAAAGCAGTTCCATAAGAG GTGtcatgcaaaaaacaaaaataaagaaacacaAAGCAAACG ATGCTGGTcgaggaaaagaaagaaaaaagcgGGTAAGAGAGGAAAGAGCAGATTTGGAAAGCAGGGACACAAGAAGAGCTAAACAAATCAAACCCAATGTAGTGACAG ATGTTGTGAGAGAAGAGAAAGAAGACAGGAAGACAG ATAATTCCACAAGCAACGAGCAGAACGTTGGGGGTACCAAAAGCAGAAGGAAGATCAGACGACAAAAGGAGAAAGAGCGAAAAAACCACATTATATTAAATTAA
- the LOC137977809 gene encoding uncharacterized protein isoform X5, with the protein MSEELFSSLSSTMSSVLQSIDLEQERLTSRPNAVGPLFNSSSPETTSRITTRNAGAKPTRTFVWLGQNVTNVDLSSLDGKRVKFSKGMASDAILTLLKREIPQIGSTSTISFYKSKSAGNHALFYVGSSLSGNEIVSNYKYSTTRVFLARGQEPPENDDVIEEPVTVVSSNVHQIRATDRLITDDSKKCIKGHFGPQYHEAGTTVGLITVDNCDDGLYYPGLLHTSQMQPINAAMRHANVTGLPFVGISFECLCQHINKGPRIGLVFITNQASFLTVEESEMLRDLCNYYVSQRMASDADPLVWISSKDSVEGMMALQDLGGQSLRLPQLMICTPSLRSLRVPMTVEKFTGVFPACEFSDAIEKAMEAIQVVMINRTTKAQEVALKKKQDEEYILSARCDASKQCRAGTNKVSESITTSEIEQVQELPAVSSPRDDINKVRLVRARRVLPEDTEGVLIKVHTPIGLLERRFRRNGFYQDGEVKNIMTHTEVTFSGTFPELPDHNSTVESPGLVKEGIRSEKKKHKQEGTGQDKSKKCTKSSSIRGVMQKTKIKKHKANDAGRGKERKKRVREERADLESRDTRRAKQIKPNVVTDVVREEKEDRKTDNSTSNEQNVGGTKSRRKIRRQKEKERKNHIILN; encoded by the exons ATGTCCGAAGAATTATTTAGTAGCTTAAGTTCAACCATGTCTTCTGTTTTGCAATCGATTGATCTCGAACAGGAAAGGTTAACAAGTCGACCAAATGCTGTTGGTCCTTTGTTCAACAGCTCGTCCCCAGAAACGACGAGCCGAATTACAACCAGGAATGCGGGTGCCAAGCCCACAAGGACATTTGTGTGGCTTGGCCAAAACGTAACAAATGTGGATTTATCGTCATTAGATGGTAAACGCGTTAAGTTTTCAAAAGGGATGGCTTCGGACGCAATTTTAACGTTGCTGAAGAGAGAAATACCGCAGATCGGGTCAACCAG CACAATCAGCTTCTATAAGTCAAAGAGTGCAGGGAATCATGCCCTCTTCTATGTTGGCTCCTCTCTATCTGGGAATGAGATAGTTTCAAACTACAAATACAGTACAACCAGAGTTTTCTTAGCAAGAGGACAGGAACCTCCTGAGAATGATGATGTCATTGAAGAACCTGTTACTGTGGTCAGCTCAAATGTCCATCAAATCAGAGCTACTG ATCGTTTGATTACTGATGAcagcaaaaaatgcatcaaAG GGCATTTTGGACCACAGTATCATGAGGCAGGCACAACAG TTGGTTTAATCACAGTGGACAACTGTGATGATGGGCTATATTACCCAG GATTGTTGCATACATCACAAATGCAGCCAATAAATGCAGCAATGAGACATGCAAACGTAACTGGTTTACCCTTTGTTGGCATATCCTTTGAATGT CTTTGTCAGCACATCAATAAGGGGCCACGAATTGGTTTAGTGTTCATCACTAATCAAGCAAGCTTTTTAACTGTAGAGGAAAGTGAGATGTTAAG agacctttgtaactacTATGTGTCACAAAGAATGGCAAGTGATGCGGATCCTTTAGTTTGGATTTCTAGCAAAGACAGTGTTGAAGGAATGATGG CACTACAAGATTTAGGGGGACAAAGTCTTCGGTTACCCCAGTTGATGATTTGTACCCCTTCACTTCGCAGTTTACGAGTACCAATGACTGTGGAGAAATttacag GTGTATTTCCTGCATGTGAGTTTAGTGATGCCATTGAAAAAGCCATGGAAGCAATACAAGTAGTGATGATAAACAG AACAACAAAAGCACAAGAAGTGGCcttaaagaaaaaacaggatGAGGAGTATATCCTATCAGCAAGATGTGATGCCTCAAAG CAGTGCAGAGCAGGAACAAACAAAGTCAGTGAAAGTATCACCACAAGTGAGATTGAG CAGGTGCAAGAATTACCAGCAGTTAGTTCTCCAAGAGATGAT ATCAATAAAGTGAGACTTGTGAGAGCAAGAAGAGTGCTTCCAGAAGACACAGAAGGTGTGCTGATTAAGGTCCACACACCCATCGGTTTGTTGGAGAGAAGATTCAGGAGGAATGGGTTCTATCAG GACGGAGAAGTAAAGAACATAATGACTCATACAGAA GTCACATTTTCTGGGACTTTCCCAGAATTGCCTGACCACAATTCAACTGTGGAATCTCCAG GTCTTGTCAAGGAAGGGATAcgatcagaaaaaaaaaaacacaagcaaGAAGGCACGGGACAGGATAAAAGCAAAAAGTGTACCAAAAGCAGTTCCATAAGAG GTGtcatgcaaaaaacaaaaataaagaaacacaAAGCAAACG ATGCTGGTcgaggaaaagaaagaaaaaagcgGGTAAGAGAGGAAAGAGCAGATTTGGAAAGCAGGGACACAAGAAGAGCTAAACAAATCAAACCCAATGTAGTGACAG ATGTTGTGAGAGAAGAGAAAGAAGACAGGAAGACAG ATAATTCCACAAGCAACGAGCAGAACGTTGGGGGTACCAAAAGCAGAAGGAAGATCAGACGACAAAAGGAGAAAGAGCGAAAAAACCACATTATATTAAATTAA
- the LOC137977809 gene encoding uncharacterized protein isoform X4, producing the protein MSEELFSSLSSTMSSVLQSIDLEQERLTSRPNAVGPLFNSSSPETTSRITTRNAGAKPTRTFVWLGQNVTNVDLSSLDGKRVKFSKGMASDAILTLLKREIPQIGSTSTISFYKSKSAGNHALFYVGSSLSGNEIVSNYKYSTTRVFLARGQEPPENDDVIEEPVTVVSSNVHQIRATDRLITDDSKKCIKGHFGPQYHEAGTTVGLITVDNCDDGLYYPGLLHTSQMQPINAAMRHANVTGLPFVGISFECLCQHINKGPRIGLVFITNQASFLTVEESEMLRDLCNYYVSQRMASDADPLVWISSKDSVEGMMALQDLGGQSLRLPQLMICTPSLRSLRVPMTVEKFTGVFPACEFSDAIEKAMEAIQVVMINRTTKAQEVALKKKQDEEYILSARCDASKCRAGTNKVSESITTSEIEVQELPAVSSPRDDINKVRLVRARRVLPEDTEGVLIKVHTPIGLLERRFRRNGFYQEVYDWLGSHKDLPLYFVIGCQKQSGLEIYYPRDSVQGGEVLKLIEKDGEVKNIMTHTEVTFSGTFPELPDHNSTVESPGLVKEGIRSEKKKHKQEGTGQDKSKKCTKSSSIRGVMQKTKIKKHKANDAGRGKERKKRVREERADLESRDTRRAKQIKPNVVTDVVREEKEDRKTDNSTSNEQNVGGTKSRRKIRRQKEKERKNHIILN; encoded by the exons ATGTCCGAAGAATTATTTAGTAGCTTAAGTTCAACCATGTCTTCTGTTTTGCAATCGATTGATCTCGAACAGGAAAGGTTAACAAGTCGACCAAATGCTGTTGGTCCTTTGTTCAACAGCTCGTCCCCAGAAACGACGAGCCGAATTACAACCAGGAATGCGGGTGCCAAGCCCACAAGGACATTTGTGTGGCTTGGCCAAAACGTAACAAATGTGGATTTATCGTCATTAGATGGTAAACGCGTTAAGTTTTCAAAAGGGATGGCTTCGGACGCAATTTTAACGTTGCTGAAGAGAGAAATACCGCAGATCGGGTCAACCAG CACAATCAGCTTCTATAAGTCAAAGAGTGCAGGGAATCATGCCCTCTTCTATGTTGGCTCCTCTCTATCTGGGAATGAGATAGTTTCAAACTACAAATACAGTACAACCAGAGTTTTCTTAGCAAGAGGACAGGAACCTCCTGAGAATGATGATGTCATTGAAGAACCTGTTACTGTGGTCAGCTCAAATGTCCATCAAATCAGAGCTACTG ATCGTTTGATTACTGATGAcagcaaaaaatgcatcaaAG GGCATTTTGGACCACAGTATCATGAGGCAGGCACAACAG TTGGTTTAATCACAGTGGACAACTGTGATGATGGGCTATATTACCCAG GATTGTTGCATACATCACAAATGCAGCCAATAAATGCAGCAATGAGACATGCAAACGTAACTGGTTTACCCTTTGTTGGCATATCCTTTGAATGT CTTTGTCAGCACATCAATAAGGGGCCACGAATTGGTTTAGTGTTCATCACTAATCAAGCAAGCTTTTTAACTGTAGAGGAAAGTGAGATGTTAAG agacctttgtaactacTATGTGTCACAAAGAATGGCAAGTGATGCGGATCCTTTAGTTTGGATTTCTAGCAAAGACAGTGTTGAAGGAATGATGG CACTACAAGATTTAGGGGGACAAAGTCTTCGGTTACCCCAGTTGATGATTTGTACCCCTTCACTTCGCAGTTTACGAGTACCAATGACTGTGGAGAAATttacag GTGTATTTCCTGCATGTGAGTTTAGTGATGCCATTGAAAAAGCCATGGAAGCAATACAAGTAGTGATGATAAACAG AACAACAAAAGCACAAGAAGTGGCcttaaagaaaaaacaggatGAGGAGTATATCCTATCAGCAAGATGTGATGCCTCAAAG TGCAGAGCAGGAACAAACAAAGTCAGTGAAAGTATCACCACAAGTGAGATTGAG GTGCAAGAATTACCAGCAGTTAGTTCTCCAAGAGATGAT ATCAATAAAGTGAGACTTGTGAGAGCAAGAAGAGTGCTTCCAGAAGACACAGAAGGTGTGCTGATTAAGGTCCACACACCCATCGGTTTGTTGGAGAGAAGATTCAGGAGGAATGGGTTCTATCAG GAAGTGTATGACTGGTTGGGCAGTCATAAAGATCTTCCACTGTACTTTGTTATTGGTTGTCAAAAGCAAAGTGGATTGGAGATCTATTATCCCCGAGACAGTGTCCAAGGTGGAGAAGTTCTCAAACTCATAGAAAAG GACGGAGAAGTAAAGAACATAATGACTCATACAGAA GTCACATTTTCTGGGACTTTCCCAGAATTGCCTGACCACAATTCAACTGTGGAATCTCCAG GTCTTGTCAAGGAAGGGATAcgatcagaaaaaaaaaaacacaagcaaGAAGGCACGGGACAGGATAAAAGCAAAAAGTGTACCAAAAGCAGTTCCATAAGAG GTGtcatgcaaaaaacaaaaataaagaaacacaAAGCAAACG ATGCTGGTcgaggaaaagaaagaaaaaagcgGGTAAGAGAGGAAAGAGCAGATTTGGAAAGCAGGGACACAAGAAGAGCTAAACAAATCAAACCCAATGTAGTGACAG ATGTTGTGAGAGAAGAGAAAGAAGACAGGAAGACAG ATAATTCCACAAGCAACGAGCAGAACGTTGGGGGTACCAAAAGCAGAAGGAAGATCAGACGACAAAAGGAGAAAGAGCGAAAAAACCACATTATATTAAATTAA
- the LOC137977809 gene encoding uncharacterized protein isoform X1: MSEELFSSLSSTMSSVLQSIDLEQERLTSRPNAVGPLFNSSSPETTSRITTRNAGAKPTRTFVWLGQNVTNVDLSSLDGKRVKFSKGMASDAILTLLKREIPQIGSTSTISFYKSKSAGNHALFYVGSSLSGNEIVSNYKYSTTRVFLARGQEPPENDDVIEEPVTVVSSNVHQIRATDRLITDDSKKCIKGHFGPQYHEAGTTVGLITVDNCDDGLYYPGLLHTSQMQPINAAMRHANVTGLPFVGISFECLCQHINKGPRIGLVFITNQASFLTVEESEMLRDLCNYYVSQRMASDADPLVWISSKDSVEGMMALQDLGGQSLRLPQLMICTPSLRSLRVPMTVEKFTGVFPACEFSDAIEKAMEAIQVVMINRTTKAQEVALKKKQDEEYILSARCDASKQCRAGTNKVSESITTSEIEQVQELPAVSSPRDDINKVRLVRARRVLPEDTEGVLIKVHTPIGLLERRFRRNGFYQEVYDWLGSHKDLPLYFVIGCQKQSGLEIYYPRDSVQGGEVLKLIEKDGEVKNIMTHTEVTFSGTFPELPDHNSTVESPGLVKEGIRSEKKKHKQEGTGQDKSKKCTKSSSIRGVMQKTKIKKHKANDAGRGKERKKRVREERADLESRDTRRAKQIKPNVVTDVVREEKEDRKTDNSTSNEQNVGGTKSRRKIRRQKEKERKNHIILN; encoded by the exons ATGTCCGAAGAATTATTTAGTAGCTTAAGTTCAACCATGTCTTCTGTTTTGCAATCGATTGATCTCGAACAGGAAAGGTTAACAAGTCGACCAAATGCTGTTGGTCCTTTGTTCAACAGCTCGTCCCCAGAAACGACGAGCCGAATTACAACCAGGAATGCGGGTGCCAAGCCCACAAGGACATTTGTGTGGCTTGGCCAAAACGTAACAAATGTGGATTTATCGTCATTAGATGGTAAACGCGTTAAGTTTTCAAAAGGGATGGCTTCGGACGCAATTTTAACGTTGCTGAAGAGAGAAATACCGCAGATCGGGTCAACCAG CACAATCAGCTTCTATAAGTCAAAGAGTGCAGGGAATCATGCCCTCTTCTATGTTGGCTCCTCTCTATCTGGGAATGAGATAGTTTCAAACTACAAATACAGTACAACCAGAGTTTTCTTAGCAAGAGGACAGGAACCTCCTGAGAATGATGATGTCATTGAAGAACCTGTTACTGTGGTCAGCTCAAATGTCCATCAAATCAGAGCTACTG ATCGTTTGATTACTGATGAcagcaaaaaatgcatcaaAG GGCATTTTGGACCACAGTATCATGAGGCAGGCACAACAG TTGGTTTAATCACAGTGGACAACTGTGATGATGGGCTATATTACCCAG GATTGTTGCATACATCACAAATGCAGCCAATAAATGCAGCAATGAGACATGCAAACGTAACTGGTTTACCCTTTGTTGGCATATCCTTTGAATGT CTTTGTCAGCACATCAATAAGGGGCCACGAATTGGTTTAGTGTTCATCACTAATCAAGCAAGCTTTTTAACTGTAGAGGAAAGTGAGATGTTAAG agacctttgtaactacTATGTGTCACAAAGAATGGCAAGTGATGCGGATCCTTTAGTTTGGATTTCTAGCAAAGACAGTGTTGAAGGAATGATGG CACTACAAGATTTAGGGGGACAAAGTCTTCGGTTACCCCAGTTGATGATTTGTACCCCTTCACTTCGCAGTTTACGAGTACCAATGACTGTGGAGAAATttacag GTGTATTTCCTGCATGTGAGTTTAGTGATGCCATTGAAAAAGCCATGGAAGCAATACAAGTAGTGATGATAAACAG AACAACAAAAGCACAAGAAGTGGCcttaaagaaaaaacaggatGAGGAGTATATCCTATCAGCAAGATGTGATGCCTCAAAG CAGTGCAGAGCAGGAACAAACAAAGTCAGTGAAAGTATCACCACAAGTGAGATTGAG CAGGTGCAAGAATTACCAGCAGTTAGTTCTCCAAGAGATGAT ATCAATAAAGTGAGACTTGTGAGAGCAAGAAGAGTGCTTCCAGAAGACACAGAAGGTGTGCTGATTAAGGTCCACACACCCATCGGTTTGTTGGAGAGAAGATTCAGGAGGAATGGGTTCTATCAG GAAGTGTATGACTGGTTGGGCAGTCATAAAGATCTTCCACTGTACTTTGTTATTGGTTGTCAAAAGCAAAGTGGATTGGAGATCTATTATCCCCGAGACAGTGTCCAAGGTGGAGAAGTTCTCAAACTCATAGAAAAG GACGGAGAAGTAAAGAACATAATGACTCATACAGAA GTCACATTTTCTGGGACTTTCCCAGAATTGCCTGACCACAATTCAACTGTGGAATCTCCAG GTCTTGTCAAGGAAGGGATAcgatcagaaaaaaaaaaacacaagcaaGAAGGCACGGGACAGGATAAAAGCAAAAAGTGTACCAAAAGCAGTTCCATAAGAG GTGtcatgcaaaaaacaaaaataaagaaacacaAAGCAAACG ATGCTGGTcgaggaaaagaaagaaaaaagcgGGTAAGAGAGGAAAGAGCAGATTTGGAAAGCAGGGACACAAGAAGAGCTAAACAAATCAAACCCAATGTAGTGACAG ATGTTGTGAGAGAAGAGAAAGAAGACAGGAAGACAG ATAATTCCACAAGCAACGAGCAGAACGTTGGGGGTACCAAAAGCAGAAGGAAGATCAGACGACAAAAGGAGAAAGAGCGAAAAAACCACATTATATTAAATTAA